A region of the Chloroflexota bacterium genome:
CGCTCGCAAGCTCGCTCGTTCAGGATGACAGACTCATTGCTGACCGCTGACGCAAACGTCGAGCGTCAGCAGATGGGTGAGCGTTGACGGTCAGCGGGTGAGGTCCTTCGCTGCGCTCAGGATGACAACTGTGAGTTGCAGAGATGCCCCGAAGCCGCGGCGCACCTGCGTCGGCCCCCGAGACCAGAAGCCCAGAACCCGAAACCTCGCTCACAACCCTACTCGTCGTCCGTGACCCGTTTCTCGGGCGGCAGGGTGTAGCGGTCGAACGCTTCGCGGAGCCGGCTCGTCTCGTAGTGGGCGTAGATCCGCTTCGTCGTCTCGGGGCTGGCATGCCCGAGGATGTCCTGCACCTCGGAGAGATCCGCCCCTCGATTCAACAGCAGGCTGGCACGGTCGTGCCGGAAGGAGTGGGGCGTCGCCCGTGAGCCGACGGCCGATCCGACCCGCTTGACCAGCGCGTAGACGGTGTCGCCCGAGAGACGCCAGTGTTCGCCGCGCGTCCCGGGCGCGCCGCGCCCCACGTCGTGGCGGATGAACAGGGGGCGGTGCCGATCCCCACGCGCTTCGAGATACCGTTTGATGGCGTCCATCGTGGCGCGGTCGAAGAAGATGACACGCTCGCGGCTGCCCTTGCCGGTGATCAAGGCCTGGCTGGCCCGCCCATCGGCGACGTCCTCGCGGTTCAACCGGACCAGCTCGTCACGCCGGACGGCGGTGGTGTAGAGGACGCGCAGGATAGCGCGGTCGCGCAGGGCGGCCAGGCGAGCCGTCTGCTCCAGGGGCAGCTCTTCGGACTCCAGGTGCAGGAGCATCGACGGGATCTGGTCGTCGATGCGCGGGGTGCGGTACGGATGCCGGGCGAGCACCTGCTCGAGGCCGGCTTGTAGGCGAGCGTAACTGTCGGGCGCAAGCTGGTGTCGGTCGAGGAAGCGGCAGAAGGCTCGCGCGCCGGCGAGGTAGGTCGGGCAGCTGCGCGAGGCGGTGCCATAGCGGCGCACGCACCAGAGGTAGAACCCTTCGAGGAGGTCGCGCGGCAGGGTGCGCGTCGGGGTCTCGGGCGGAATGCCGCGCTCGGCCAGGAAATCGACGAGACGGTCGAGGGCCGTGGCGTAGGTCCGCTGGGTGCGCGGGGCGCGCCCGACCAGCGAGCCTGCGAAAAGCGCGCGAGCCTCGGTCAGCGAGAGCGGCCCGGCTGGCCCGGTTGATGAGAGCGCCGCAGGGCCGATGACTGCCTCGGAGTTGCTTTCGGAGTTGCTTGCTGCCCTGGCCCCGACGCCTGTGCCATCCGAGGCCGAGTCCTGCTGGATGCGCTGGAGCAGATCGCCGGGCGCAGCGGAACGGTCAGGCGGCACGCTCGTCGGACGATCTGTCGTCGTGGCGCGCGGCGAGACGGCGTCAGGAGTATCCCCGGCACGAGCACTGGACCGCGAGAGCGTCACCCTACCACCTCCGAAACCGGCGCACGACCAGGATGACGAAGGTTAGCAAATGCGGACTGGTCGTGCTAGTCCCCATTATCATGACCAATCGAAGTCTGCGAGGTCACAGGGGTGTCTCACTGTGGGGTGCCCTGCTGGTGTCTGTGGCGGCCGGGCCTGGCGCCGCCCGAGCGTCTTCTCGGCGCTGGCTGTCGGCTGGTCGACGCGAGCAGCCAGGGGAAGCGTAGAGCACGCGGCGGTTCGTGGACGGCCGGCATGCGCCTCGAAGGTGTCACAGGGCGGAGTAGTGGGACAAACTACACATAAATGGCTTGTCTTTGGTTATGAGACTCAGTGTTTATGTGCATATACCTGCCGACGCGGGATGTTTACCGGGCGAGGGGGCGGATCCCTTGAGGATCTACCCCCTCGCCCGCTCTCTTGCTGGTATGGGCGGAAGTTCTCACCCCTGCCCTCCCGGCCGGCCCCTTTAGATCAGGCCAAGCACTCGCAGCACCACGATAATGACGACGATTGCGCCGATGATGTACAGGATCGAATACATGGCCGTTCCCCTCCTCAGTCTTCCTCATTCATGACGGTTCGCTGGTGCGTTCTGTCGATCAGTACAGACCGAGCAGCCGCAGCACCACGATGATCACGACGATTGCTCCGATGATGTAGAGGATCGAATACATCTCCACACCTCCTTCTTGTCTTGCCTCTAAAGCAGAATGCGTGCCACCGCATACGTTCAGACGCTGACTGGCTTCGCCATCGGGCAGACCGTCCAGCTGCTGTGCGGCGGCCAGTGTCCGACCATCAGGGTTGGTGATTACGTCGAGGTGGACGGCGCCAAGCAGCACGAGGGGCTGTTCACTGCAGACACGGTGACCGTGACCCGCCGATGACCCTGTCCCCGCGGGGCGATCGCATGTTCGTTGATGTTCCCGCAACACCATGAAACGCGCAGGCGGGGCTTTCAAGCCCCGCCTACACTCATTCCGTCGCTGCGCGACGGACGCCGGGAACAGCGTCGGCCGGTGAGACCGGGGCGTCGCGAAGCGACTGCAGGATGGTAGGCGGGGCTTTCAAGCCCCGACGACGCTGCACGACGCGCCCGTCCCACCGTACTCTCGCCAAACATGGCTTGACCCTGGCCGCTCATCATGCTTCGATACCAGCCATCGTCCGCGTGCTTGCGGCGCGCCGCCGACTGCCGCGCTGCTCCCCGTTCGCCCCACGGAGGTTCCAGATGGCAGGAGCGACCCATCACGTCCGTATCGACCGCTCCAGGAAGCTGGCCGACGAGCCACACACCGGCCACAACCGCTGGCATGAGGCCATCCCGCCCCTCGTCACCGTCCAGCCCGGCGACCGCGTCATCCTCGAGACGCGCGACGCCCTCGACGGACACTTCACGCCCGACTCGACGATTGCCGACGTCCTCACCGCCGACCTGATGCCCGTCCACCCGCTGACCGGTCCCGTCGCCGTCGAAGGCGCGGAGCCGGGCGATCTCCTGGAAGTCCGCATCGAGGAGATTCGCCCCGAGCCGTTCGGGTTCACCACCCAGATCGCCGGCTTCGGCTTCCTGCGCGACCTCTTCTCCGAGCCGCACATCGTCCGCTGGAAGATCGCCGACGGCTGGGCCACTTCTGTCGATCTGCCCGGCGTCAAGATCCCTGGTGCGCCGTTCATGGGCGTCATCGGCGTCGCGCCGTCCGCCGAGCTGCGGGCCACCCTCACCGCCCGCGAGGCTGAGGTCGCGTCGCGTGGCGGCGTCGCGCTGCCACCCGACCCGACGGCCGCCGTCCCGCGCGATCCGGCCATCGCCAGCACCGCCCTCCGCACGATCCCCCCGCGCGAGATCGGCGGGAACCTCGACATCAAGCAGTTGACGGCGGGCACGACCCTGCTGATCCCCGTCTATCAGCCCGGCGCGCTGTTCTCCGTCGGCGACGCCCACTTCGCGCAGGGCGACGGCGAGGTCTGCGGCACGGCTATCGAGATGGGTGGCACGTTCGTCGGGACGCTCCACCTCCGCAAGGGTGAGGCGGCGGCGCGCGGCATTCGCAGCATCCAGTACAGCCGCGAAGCGTACATCCTCGATCCGCGCTTCCAGGCCCCGCGACGGTTCTACGCCACCACCGGCCTCTCGGTGCGGGAGGACGGCCGGCAGGAGTCGGAAGAGGCGACGCTGGCCGCCCGCAACGCGCTGCTGGCGATGATCGAGTACCTCGTGAGCCAGCGCGGCTACAGCCGCGAGCAAGCGTACGCCATCTGCAGCGTGGCGGTCGACCTGAAGATCAGCGAGCTGGTGGACGTGCCGAACGTGGTGGTGAGCGCGGTGCTGCCACTCGACATCTTCGTGTGAGGCCCGGGCGGGCATCCCTCACCGTCATCCCGGGCGAAAAGGCCCGTTCGGCAGGCTCAGGGCAGGCCTTGTGACCATTCACCCCGTCATCCCGAGCGGAACGAGCTTGCGAGTGCAGCCGAGGGATCTTCCCCTTCGTGGCTATGCAAGGAAGATCCCTCCACGTCGCTCGTTCCTCGCCGCGGTCGGGATGACGGCATGAGGACGATCATCCCTCGCATCGGTCGGGATGACGGCATGAGGACGATCATCCCTCGCATCGGTCGGGATGACGGCATGAGGACGATCATCCCTCGCATCGGTCGGGATGACGGCACGAGGACGATCATCCCTTGTGTCGGTCGGGATGACAGGTGCGGGCGCTCGTGACTCGTGGCGGTCGGGGGCGACACGACAGGTGTGTGCCCCCAAACTGGCTCGACTACGCGAGCCACTCCCTACCGTTGCGCCACGGCGTACACGCCCAGCCCTGTCACCGACGCCGACACGTAGTTGTTGTTCGGGTCGGGCGCGTTGCCAGGGGCCTCGGTCCAGTTCTGCCCGTCGAAGCGCATCAGGGCCAGCCGTGCCTCGTCCACGCGCTCCCCCACACGGTTGCGGTAGCCCACGCCCAGGTTGACCGCGCCCGGCAACTGCTCCAGGCCGGAGCCGCCGCACGACGCTGCCGCCAGCCGAAACGCCAGATCCCCCACGATGCCGCCGGGCGGGGGTGGCACGCTGCCGGCGTCTACCTTCGACAGCTCCACCGACAGCCCGCCCTGAAAGGCCCGCACCGTGACGCTGCCATCATCCAGGATCAACGTCAGCACGTCGCCGTTCCCCAGGCACGCTTGCACAGACGACGGTGGGGGTGGCGGCGGCGACTGCCGCACTGGCGGCGGAGGCGGCGTCCAGTCGTCGTTCTCGTTGTCCTCGTGCTGGTTGTCCTCGCGCCCACGCCGCTCTTCCCGATCCTTCTTCTCGTTCTCGTTGCTCTGGGCCACGCCGGACAGGTCGACCGTCTCATCGTGGCGCGCACGCAGGCCATCCGCCGCGCTTTCACGTCCCGCCTCAGCATGGACCGGGAGGTAGGTCATCGGCCAACGCAGCAGCGGCGGCGCAAAGACAATGGCGAACAACAGCAGCGCGATCAGGACCGGTCGACCAGACATGCGACCACCTCCAGCAAGCACGTCCAGGGTACAAGTTCCAGGAGCCAGGAGCCAGGAGCCAGGAGCCAGGGTGACAAGAGACACTCGCTGCCTACCGGGCATCAATCCAGGCCCAGCATCAGCCGCGCCACCGTGAAGTACAGGAACAGCCCCGTTCCGTCCACCAGCGTCGTGATGAACGGCCCTGAGACCACCGCCGGATCGATGCGCAGCCGCCGCAGCACCAGCGGCAGCACCGCCGCCACCGCCGCCGCCCAGATCACGATGCACAGCGCCGTCATCGCGACGACTGGCCCCACCTCAAGGCCCACCCCCAGCGTCCACGACCGCACGTACGTCGCCACCCCCATCACCAGCCCGAGCAGCGAGCCCACCGCCAGCTCGCGGCGCACCACCCGCCACCAGTCCTCAGGCCGCACGTCGCCCGTCGCCATCGCGCGGACCAGCGTCGTCACCGTCTGCGAGCCGGTGTTGCCGCCCGTGCCGATCAGCAGCGGGATGAAGAACGCCAGCGAGACCATCTCCGAGAGCGTTGACTCGAAGTGCCGCAGTACCGTGCCGGTGTACGCCTCAGCCACGAACAGCACCAGCAGCCAGCCGATCCGCTTCCGGAACAGGTGGCCGATGCTCGCGCGGAGATACGGCTCGTCCAGCGGCTCCGAGCCGCCGAGCCGCTCGATGTCCTCGCCGGCCTCTTCGAGCAGCACATCCGAGGCATCGTCCGCCGTGATGATCCCGAGCAGGCGATCCGTCTCGTCCACCACTGGCAGCGCCAGGTAGTGATGCTCCTTCAGCAGCCTGGCTGCCGTCTCCTGGTCGGCGTCCGCACGGATACGCACCACGTCGGGCGACATCACCTGCGAGACCAGTTTCCAGCGCGGCGCCAGCACGAGGCCGCGGAGGGAGAGCACCCCCAGAAGCTGCCCGGTGGACGGCTCGGTCACGTACACGTAGTAGATCGTCTCAGCCTCTTCGGCCACCCGCCCCAGCTGATCGAGGGCCTCATCCACGGCGAGGTACGGCGCAATCGAGACGAAGTCCGGCGTCATGATGCCGGCCGCGCTCTCCGGCGCGTAGGTCAGCAGGTGCCGAACATCCTCGGCCTCCTCGTGCTCCATCTCGTCGAGGATCGCCTCGGCCTCGTGCGGGTGCAGCTCGCCCATCACGTCGGCGGCGTCGTCGGGGTCCATCTCCTCGACGACATCGGCCGCCTGGGCGCGGCTCAGCTTCCCGAGCAGGCGGGCCGCGTCGAACGGCTCCAGCTCGGTCAGCAGGTCGGCCAGGGCCTCGTCGCCGAGCCGCGCGAACAGCGTCGCCAGCTCGTCCGGGCGGAGATCGGCCAGGGCCTCCGTCAGGTCGGCCCGCGAGGCCGCCTTGAGCAGATCCGGGAGCAGGGTCGGCGGGACCGGGTGGCCATCCGCAAGCGCCGCGCGCACGATGGCGCGCACATCCAGGACGCGGGTCTCCATCATCCACCTCCGAGGCCGCGCTGCCGCTCAGGCAGCAGCGCAGACGGGTGACACGAAGGCGCCCTCCTCGGCGGGAGGGCGCGGCCTCGGCAAGTGGACAGCCCCGGTCAGGCAGGGACCATGCTACTCGGCGCGGTCAGCACACTCCAGCGCGGGCAGGCGCCCACAGCAGGGTTGGTGACTGGCAGGGTTGGTGACTGGCAGGGTCTGCGGTACTCATGTCCCAGTCACTATAGCGCGCACAGCCGACACGCCGACCTGAAGACTGGCTAAAGATCAGCTAAAGATCGCCTGAATCGCCGCGGCCCAGGCTTGCAGCAGTCTCCAGAGACGCTGGCGCACGCTGGCCCCGGCCGTGCGATGATGGGCGTGTCCCGGATTCGTGACGACGCTCGAAGGAGTGCGCCCGTGGCGCAGCCCGCATGACCTGGTGGTTTCACCTCACCGAGGTGGTCTGGCGTCTGCTGGACGACCATACGCTGAGTGTCGTGTTCGTGCTGCTGCTGCTCGAAGAGGCCGGCCTGCCGCCGCTGATCCCCGGCGACCTGCTCATGGCGTTCGTCGGCGTGCAGGCCGCCGCCGGCAAGCTCAGCCTGATCCAGGGGCTGCTCGTGCTGGAGCTGGCTACGATCATCGGCGGCAGCATCCTCTACTGGATCGCCAGCGTCGGCGGGCACGCCGTCCTGAACCGGGTCGGACGCTACGTCGGCACCACGCCAGAGCGGCTCAAGACCGCCGAGGAAGCCCTGGAGCGGCACGGCGGCCGAGCCATCGTCCTGGGACGGCTCGTCCCCAGCCTCTGCATCATGACAGCCATCGCCGCCGGCATCCTTGGCATGCCGTTCCGTCGCTACCTGCCGGCCCTGGCCCTCGGCGGCTTCCTGCACCTGATCGTCGTCGTCCTGGTCGGGTACGCCTTCGGCCCGCCCGTCCTGCGCGTGGCCGCCACCCTGCACCTGCCATTCGGCCTGCTGGTCTGGGGCATACTGTTCGTAGGACTGACGATCTGGCTGCGACGGCTGGTCCGCAAGAGCCCCAACGACGACGTCCCAACGATCACCACCGCCGACCGGCTCCGCTGCGGCCTGCTGGCCGGCCTGCTCGCCGCCGTCGAGTCGATGCTGGCCGCCAACCTCCTGCTCGACCTCTCCCGGGCGCTCGTCCACGATGCGCCCAGTCACCGGCTGTTCGCCGTCGATCTCGACGGCGCGACGCCCTTACGGATCGTCATGATCGCGATGACCCTCCTGGCCCTCCTCTTCCCCTTTCTCTGGGGGGCGCTCTACAGCCTGCTCGAATCGCACCTGAGCGGGCCGGCCGCCCTGCGCGGGGCCCTGTTCGCCGTCGCGCCACTGGTGTGGTCACTGCTGGTCCTGCTGCCGGCGACCGGCGCCGGCATGCTCGGCGTGAGCCTCGACGCCGGCCCGATCCCCGTCATCATCGAGGTCGGCCGGTTCGCCATCTACGGCGTCACCCTCGGCCTCACCTTCCCGGCTCTCGCCACGGCGACCGCGCGCCGGAGTGTGCCCGCATGATCCGCCTGCTGCTGCCCTTCGCGATCCTGGCGCTCGTCGCCTGCTTTGCGACGACGGTCCTCGCGCCGTTCGTGA
Encoded here:
- the mgtE gene encoding magnesium transporter, producing METRVLDVRAIVRAALADGHPVPPTLLPDLLKAASRADLTEALADLRPDELATLFARLGDEALADLLTELEPFDAARLLGKLSRAQAADVVEEMDPDDAADVMGELHPHEAEAILDEMEHEEAEDVRHLLTYAPESAAGIMTPDFVSIAPYLAVDEALDQLGRVAEEAETIYYVYVTEPSTGQLLGVLSLRGLVLAPRWKLVSQVMSPDVVRIRADADQETAARLLKEHHYLALPVVDETDRLLGIITADDASDVLLEEAGEDIERLGGSEPLDEPYLRASIGHLFRKRIGWLLVLFVAEAYTGTVLRHFESTLSEMVSLAFFIPLLIGTGGNTGSQTVTTLVRAMATGDVRPEDWWRVVRRELAVGSLLGLVMGVATYVRSWTLGVGLEVGPVVAMTALCIVIWAAAVAAVLPLVLRRLRIDPAVVSGPFITTLVDGTGLFLYFTVARLMLGLD
- a CDS encoding tyrosine-type recombinase/integrase, which gives rise to MTLSRSSARAGDTPDAVSPRATTTDRPTSVPPDRSAAPGDLLQRIQQDSASDGTGVGARAASNSESNSEAVIGPAALSSTGPAGPLSLTEARALFAGSLVGRAPRTQRTYATALDRLVDFLAERGIPPETPTRTLPRDLLEGFYLWCVRRYGTASRSCPTYLAGARAFCRFLDRHQLAPDSYARLQAGLEQVLARHPYRTPRIDDQIPSMLLHLESEELPLEQTARLAALRDRAILRVLYTTAVRRDELVRLNREDVADGRASQALITGKGSRERVIFFDRATMDAIKRYLEARGDRHRPLFIRHDVGRGAPGTRGEHWRLSGDTVYALVKRVGSAVGSRATPHSFRHDRASLLLNRGADLSEVQDILGHASPETTKRIYAHYETSRLREAFDRYTLPPEKRVTDDE
- a CDS encoding acetamidase/formamidase family protein, whose product is MAGATHHVRIDRSRKLADEPHTGHNRWHEAIPPLVTVQPGDRVILETRDALDGHFTPDSTIADVLTADLMPVHPLTGPVAVEGAEPGDLLEVRIEEIRPEPFGFTTQIAGFGFLRDLFSEPHIVRWKIADGWATSVDLPGVKIPGAPFMGVIGVAPSAELRATLTAREAEVASRGGVALPPDPTAAVPRDPAIASTALRTIPPREIGGNLDIKQLTAGTTLLIPVYQPGALFSVGDAHFAQGDGEVCGTAIEMGGTFVGTLHLRKGEAAARGIRSIQYSREAYILDPRFQAPRRFYATTGLSVREDGRQESEEATLAARNALLAMIEYLVSQRGYSREQAYAICSVAVDLKISELVDVPNVVVSAVLPLDIFV
- a CDS encoding DedA family protein, with protein sequence MTWWFHLTEVVWRLLDDHTLSVVFVLLLLEEAGLPPLIPGDLLMAFVGVQAAAGKLSLIQGLLVLELATIIGGSILYWIASVGGHAVLNRVGRYVGTTPERLKTAEEALERHGGRAIVLGRLVPSLCIMTAIAAGILGMPFRRYLPALALGGFLHLIVVVLVGYAFGPPVLRVAATLHLPFGLLVWGILFVGLTIWLRRLVRKSPNDDVPTITTADRLRCGLLAGLLAAVESMLAANLLLDLSRALVHDAPSHRLFAVDLDGATPLRIVMIAMTLLALLFPFLWGALYSLLESHLSGPAALRGALFAVAPLVWSLLVLLPATGAGMLGVSLDAGPIPVIIEVGRFAIYGVTLGLTFPALATATARRSVPA